A single Dunckerocampus dactyliophorus isolate RoL2022-P2 chromosome 2, RoL_Ddac_1.1, whole genome shotgun sequence DNA region contains:
- the erbb2 gene encoding receptor tyrosine-protein kinase erbB-2 isoform X1, whose product MEAVRSLLLIGAVLLGVTGSLAREVCLGTDMKLALPSRLENHYETLRLLYTGCQVVHGNLEITHLHGQPDLSFLQGIVEVQGYVLVAHVSVSLVPLDNLRIIRGSQLYNSSYALVVQDNTLDEQGGLRTLRLRSLTEILLGGVYIWGNPHLCFPEPENIQWRDTLDEQNIHAKQYRLQPRASNCPSCAPACKNSCWGETEQDCQTLTRISCASGCQRCKGPLPNDCCHMQCAAGCTGPKDSDCLACRHFNDSGVCKDNCPPPTIYDPVTFQTKLNPDKKFNFGATCVKTCPYNYLAMDVACTLVCPTANQEVIISHPDGDETQKCEKCEGDCPKVCYGLGMDNLGVMDNHGVTMVTSSNIEQFNACKKIFGSLAFLPQSFTRDTVTNTSGLTLEQLSAFKNLEEITGYLYIDAWPEDWTDLSVFENLKVIRGRMLYKGVFSLAVQNLHIQSLGLRSLRSISGGLILLHNNSQLCYTNSLPWKSLLHPTQGPHYIVNHNQDPQLCEAEGRVCHPLCKGGCWGPGPSQCVSCKTFRRGTECVEQCDLNQGPVREYIDGFLCVACHAECRPVNGSASCYGQGANQCTECQNFQDGESCVDHCPSSVKEDQQTVWKYSNATGHCLPCNTNCTLSCTQMDERGCPIHTKTGPATTIAAAVGGVVLFFILLALLIFYLRRQKKLKKKETMRRILQEHELVEPLTPSGASPNQAQMRILKETELKKLRVLGAGAFGTVYKGIWTPDGENVKIPVAIKVLRENTSPKANKEILDEAYVMAGVASPYVCRLLGICLTSTVQLVTQLMPYGCLLDYVRENKDRIGSQFLLNWCVQIAKGMNYLEEVRLVHRDLAARNVLVKNPNHVKITDFGLARLLDIDETEYHADGGKVPIKWMALESILHRKFTHQSDVWSYGVTVWELMTFGAKPYDMIPAREIPNVLEGGERLPQPFICTIDVYMIMVKCWMIDPDSRPKFKDLVNDFSAMARDPSRYVVIQNDEQMSLSIPVDSQFFRMLLEEDGNNMRELLDAEKYLVPQPNLFPRAQGDGAQSNGLSRHQSYRQQSSDQGLDVEPPVTAAAHRSMYSSLSTLGRNQYPTLPVGASPSNGTWTPHYHTLARSTSAGGQSDSVFLDGPQDDSSLPPASPGRYCKDPTYGSQGELETDGPNGFLHPQHLHHSLPRQSHGYSHNHALPEYVNQEVHELRPERPSTLPRKVSKVDRHLPNGLMSGHSVENPRYLVPTSSPAFDNPYYLDLVAKARAVASAAAADDQGELQREVPRQMNGFVTPTAENPEYLGLADTWSGHT is encoded by the exons ATGGAGGCGGTGAGAAGTTTGCTGTTGATCGGGGCCGTGCTGCTCGGAGTGACGGGCTCGCTGGCCAGAGAAG TATGCCTGGGAACAGACATGAAACTGGCCCTGCCTTCTCGCTTGGAAAACCACTACGAGACTTTAAGGCTGCTCTACACTGGCTGCCAGGTCGTCCATGGAAACCTGGAGATCACACACCTTCATGGACAGCCCGACCTCTCCTTTCTACAG GGGATTGTCGAGGTACAAGGCTATGTGCTGGTGGCCCATGTCTCAGTGAGCCTAGTGCCTTTGGACAACCTTCGGATTATCCGAGGCAGTCAGCTGTACAATTCCAGCTATGCCCTGGTGGTGCAGGATAACACTCTGGATGAACAGGGTGGACTCAGGACACTTCGACTCCGTAGCCTCACAG AGATCCTATTGGGTGGGGTGTATATTTGGGGGAACCCCCATCTCTGCTTCCCTGAGCCGGAGAACATTCAGTGGAGGGACACTTTGGACGAACAGAACATCCATGCCAAGCAGTACAGACTGCAACCTCGGGCTTCTAACT GTCCAAGTTGCGCACCTGCATGTAAGAACAGCTGTTGGGGAGAAACTGAACAAGATTGTCAAACTT TGACGCGTATTAGTTGTGCATCAGGCTGCCAGCGGTGTAAAGGCCCCCTGCCCAATGACTGCTGTCACATGCAGTGTGCCGCCGGGTGCACAGGACCCAAAGATTCAGACTGTCTG GCGTGCCGACACTTCAATGACAGTGGTGTGTGTAAGGACAACTGTCCTCCGCCCACCATCTACGATCCCgtcacctttcagaccaaactCAACCCAGACAAGAAGTTCAACTTCGGAGCCACCTGCGTCAAAACGTGTCCCT ATAACTATCTGGCTATGGATGTAGCGTGCACGTTGGTTTGCCCCACAGCCAACCAGGAAGTCATCATCTCCCATCCTGATGGGGACGAGACacagaaatgtgaaaaatgtgaaGGGGACTGTCCCAAAG TGTGCTACGGTCTGGGTATGGACAACCTTGGCGTCATGGACAATCACGGTGTCACCATGGTAACGTCTTCTAATATAGAGCAGttcaatgcctgtaagaagatATTTGGAAGTCTGGCTTTCCTCCCTCAGAGCTTTACTCG GGACACCGTTACGAACACATCTGGCCTGACTCTCGAGCAGCTCAGTGCCTTCAAGAACCTGGAGGAGATAACAG GTTATTTGTACATCGATGCTTGGCCAGAAGACTGGACTGACCTGTCTGTGTTTGAGAACCTGAAGGTGATCCGAGGCCGAATGCTCTACAA GGGTGTGTTTTCCCTGGCTGTTCAGAATCTGCACATCCAGTCTCTCGGGTTGCGTTCACTACGCAGCATCAGTGGAGGTCTGATCTTGTTACATAACAACTCTCAGCTATGCTACACCAACTCACTGCCATGGAAGAGCCTCCTCCATCCCACCCAGGGGCCCCACTATATAGTCAACCACAACCAAGACCCACAACTTTGTG AGGCTGAGGGGCGTGTTTGTCACCCGCTGTGTAAAGGCGGCTGCTGGGGGCCGGGGCCCAGCCAGTGTGTATCCTGCAAGACTTTCCGGCGTGGCACTGAGTGTGTCGAGCAATGTGACCTCAATCAGGG GCCAGTACGAGAGTACATCGATGGATTCTTGTGTGTCGCCTGCCATGCAGAGTGTCGACCTGTTAATGGCTCTGCCTCCTGTTACGGCCAG GGTGCaaaccagtgcacagagtgcCAGAACTTTCAGGACGGCGAGTCTTGTGTAGATCACTGCCCCAGTAGTGTGAAGGAGGATCAGCAGACTGTGTGGAAGTACAGCAATGCCACAGGACACTGTTTGCCCTGCAACACCAATTGCACACTGTC CTGCACTCAGATGGATGAGAGAGGCTGTCCTATCCATACCAAGACAGG ACCGGCCACAACTATCGCAGCTGCTGTCGGTGGTGTGGTCCTCTTCTTCATCCTACTGGCTCTGCTCATCTTCTACCTGAGGAGGCAGAAGAAACTGAAAAAGAAGGAGACCATGAGGAGGATCCTGCAGGAGCATGAG CTGGTGGAGCCTTTGACACCCAGTGGGGCTTCACCCAATCAGGCTCAGATGCGCATCCTAAAGGAAACAGAGTTAAAAAAGCTCCGGGTTCTGGGCGCTGGAGCTTTTGGTACTGTTTACAAG GGAATCTGGACACCTGACGGGGAAAATGTGAAGATACCAGTAGCCATCAAGGTTTTAAGAGAAAACACCTCACCAAAGGCCAATAAAGAGATCCTTGAT GAAGCGTACGTAATGGCAGGTGTGGCCAGTCCATACGTGTGTCGTCTACTGGGCATTTGTTTGACCTCTACGGTGCAGCTGGTCACTCAGCTCATGCCGTACGGCTGTCTCCTTGACTACGTCAGGGAGAACAAGGATCGGATTGGCTCCCAGTTCCTCCTCAACTGGTGTGTCCAGATTGCCAAG GGGATGAACTATCTTGAGGAGGTGCGCCTGGTCCACAGAGATTTGGCAGCCCGAAATGTTCTGGTGAAGAACCCAAACCATGTGAAGATCACAGACTTTGGCTTGGCCCGCTTGCTTGATATAGACGAGACAGAATATCACGCAGACGGGGGCAAG GTACCCATTAAATGGATGGCATTGGAGTCTATCCTACACAGGAAGTTCACACATCAAAGTGATGTATGGAGCTATG GAGTGACAGTGTGGGAGCTGATGACGTTTGGCGCTAAACCGTATGACATGATCCCTGCCAGAGAAATCCCAAATGTATTGGAGGGGGGAGAGCGACTGCCACAGCCTTTCATCTGCACCATCGATGTCTATATGATCATGGTTAAAT GTTGGATGATTGATCCAGACAGCCGACCcaaattcaaagacctggtGAATGATTTTTCCGCCATGGCCAGGGATCCATCTCGCTATGTAGTCATCCAG AACGACGAGCAGATGAGCCTGTCAATCCCAGTGGACAGCCAGTTTTTCCGGATGCTTCTCGAAGAGGACGGGAACAACATGAGGGAACTGCTGGATGCCGAGAAGTATCTGGTGCCTCAACCCAACCTCTTCCCCAGGGCTCAGGGAGACGGGGCCCAATCAAACGGGCTGTCCAGGCACCAATCATACAGG CAGCAGAGCAGCGATCAGGGCTTAGATGTTGAGCCACCCGTGACTGCAGCAGCCCATCGGAGCATGTACTCCTCCCTCAGCACTCTGGGCCGCAATCAGTACCCGACCCTGCCAGTAGGAGCCAGCCCCTCCAACGGCACCTGGACCCCTCACTACCACACGCTGGCACGTAGCACCTCTGCCGGTGGACAGTCAGACTCAGTCTTCTTGGACGGGCCTCAGGATGACTCGTCGCTGCCCCCGGCCAGCCCAGGGCGCTACTGCAAGGACCCTACCTATGGGAGCCAGGGCGAGCTCGAGACTGATGGACCCAACGGCTTCCTTCATCCTCAACATCTTCATCACTCGCTGCCCAGACAAAGCCACGGCTACAGTCACAATCACGCCTTGCCAG AGTACGTCAATCAGGAAGTCCATGAGCTCAGGCCCGAGCGACCCAGCACGCTGCCTCGCAAAGTCTCCAAGGTGGACAGACACCTCCCCAATGGCCTAATGTCTGGCCACAGTGTGGAGAACCCAAGATACTTGGTCCCCACTAGCTCACCTGCCTTTGACAATCCGTACTACCTGGACCTTGTGGCCAAGGCAAGAGCCGTTGCCAGTGCTGCAGCAGCGGATGACCAGGGGGAACTCCAGCGAGAAGTACCGAGGCAAATGAATGGATTTGTCACACCGACGGCCGAAAATCCAGAATATCTGGGCCTAGCGGACACCTGGAGTGGGCACACTTGA
- the erbb2 gene encoding receptor tyrosine-protein kinase erbB-2 isoform X2 yields MEAVRSLLLIGAVLLGVTGSLAREVCLGTDMKLALPSRLENHYETLRLLYTGCQVVHGNLEITHLHGQPDLSFLQGIVEVQGYVLVAHVSVSLVPLDNLRIIRGSQLYNSSYALVVQDNTLDEQGGLRTLRLRSLTEILLGGVYIWGNPHLCFPEPENIQWRDTLDEQNIHAKQYRLQPRASNCPSCAPACKNSCWGETEQDCQTLTRISCASGCQRCKGPLPNDCCHMQCAAGCTGPKDSDCLACRHFNDSGVCKDNCPPPTIYDPVTFQTKLNPDKKFNFGATCVKTCPYNYLAMDVACTLVCPTANQEVIISHPDGDETQKCEKCEGDCPKVCYGLGMDNLGVMDNHGVTMVTSSNIEQFNACKKIFGSLAFLPQSFTRDTVTNTSGLTLEQLSAFKNLEEITGYLYIDAWPEDWTDLSVFENLKVIRGRMLYKGVFSLAVQNLHIQSLGLRSLRSISGGLILLHNNSQLCYTNSLPWKSLLHPTQGPHYIVNHNQDPQLCEAEGRVCHPLCKGGCWGPGPSQCVSCKTFRRGTECVEQCDLNQGPVREYIDGFLCVACHAECRPVNGSASCYGQGANQCTECQNFQDGESCVDHCPSSVKEDQQTVWKYSNATGHCLPCNTNCTLSCTQMDERGCPIHTKTGPATTIAAAVGGVVLFFILLALLIFYLRRQKKLKKKETMRRILQEHELVEPLTPSGASPNQAQMRILKETELKKLRVLGAGAFGTVYKGIWTPDGENVKIPVAIKVLRENTSPKANKEILDEAYVMAGVASPYVCRLLGICLTSTVQLVTQLMPYGCLLDYVRENKDRIGSQFLLNWCVQIAKGMNYLEEVRLVHRDLAARNVLVKNPNHVKITDFGLARLLDIDETEYHADGGKVPIKWMALESILHRKFTHQSDVWSYGVTVWELMTFGAKPYDMIPAREIPNVLEGGERLPQPFICTIDVYMIMVKCWMIDPDSRPKFKDLVNDFSAMARDPSRYVVIQNDEQMSLSIPVDSQFFRMLLEEDGNNMRELLDAEKYLVPQPNLFPRAQGDGAQSNGLSRHQSYRQSSDQGLDVEPPVTAAAHRSMYSSLSTLGRNQYPTLPVGASPSNGTWTPHYHTLARSTSAGGQSDSVFLDGPQDDSSLPPASPGRYCKDPTYGSQGELETDGPNGFLHPQHLHHSLPRQSHGYSHNHALPEYVNQEVHELRPERPSTLPRKVSKVDRHLPNGLMSGHSVENPRYLVPTSSPAFDNPYYLDLVAKARAVASAAAADDQGELQREVPRQMNGFVTPTAENPEYLGLADTWSGHT; encoded by the exons ATGGAGGCGGTGAGAAGTTTGCTGTTGATCGGGGCCGTGCTGCTCGGAGTGACGGGCTCGCTGGCCAGAGAAG TATGCCTGGGAACAGACATGAAACTGGCCCTGCCTTCTCGCTTGGAAAACCACTACGAGACTTTAAGGCTGCTCTACACTGGCTGCCAGGTCGTCCATGGAAACCTGGAGATCACACACCTTCATGGACAGCCCGACCTCTCCTTTCTACAG GGGATTGTCGAGGTACAAGGCTATGTGCTGGTGGCCCATGTCTCAGTGAGCCTAGTGCCTTTGGACAACCTTCGGATTATCCGAGGCAGTCAGCTGTACAATTCCAGCTATGCCCTGGTGGTGCAGGATAACACTCTGGATGAACAGGGTGGACTCAGGACACTTCGACTCCGTAGCCTCACAG AGATCCTATTGGGTGGGGTGTATATTTGGGGGAACCCCCATCTCTGCTTCCCTGAGCCGGAGAACATTCAGTGGAGGGACACTTTGGACGAACAGAACATCCATGCCAAGCAGTACAGACTGCAACCTCGGGCTTCTAACT GTCCAAGTTGCGCACCTGCATGTAAGAACAGCTGTTGGGGAGAAACTGAACAAGATTGTCAAACTT TGACGCGTATTAGTTGTGCATCAGGCTGCCAGCGGTGTAAAGGCCCCCTGCCCAATGACTGCTGTCACATGCAGTGTGCCGCCGGGTGCACAGGACCCAAAGATTCAGACTGTCTG GCGTGCCGACACTTCAATGACAGTGGTGTGTGTAAGGACAACTGTCCTCCGCCCACCATCTACGATCCCgtcacctttcagaccaaactCAACCCAGACAAGAAGTTCAACTTCGGAGCCACCTGCGTCAAAACGTGTCCCT ATAACTATCTGGCTATGGATGTAGCGTGCACGTTGGTTTGCCCCACAGCCAACCAGGAAGTCATCATCTCCCATCCTGATGGGGACGAGACacagaaatgtgaaaaatgtgaaGGGGACTGTCCCAAAG TGTGCTACGGTCTGGGTATGGACAACCTTGGCGTCATGGACAATCACGGTGTCACCATGGTAACGTCTTCTAATATAGAGCAGttcaatgcctgtaagaagatATTTGGAAGTCTGGCTTTCCTCCCTCAGAGCTTTACTCG GGACACCGTTACGAACACATCTGGCCTGACTCTCGAGCAGCTCAGTGCCTTCAAGAACCTGGAGGAGATAACAG GTTATTTGTACATCGATGCTTGGCCAGAAGACTGGACTGACCTGTCTGTGTTTGAGAACCTGAAGGTGATCCGAGGCCGAATGCTCTACAA GGGTGTGTTTTCCCTGGCTGTTCAGAATCTGCACATCCAGTCTCTCGGGTTGCGTTCACTACGCAGCATCAGTGGAGGTCTGATCTTGTTACATAACAACTCTCAGCTATGCTACACCAACTCACTGCCATGGAAGAGCCTCCTCCATCCCACCCAGGGGCCCCACTATATAGTCAACCACAACCAAGACCCACAACTTTGTG AGGCTGAGGGGCGTGTTTGTCACCCGCTGTGTAAAGGCGGCTGCTGGGGGCCGGGGCCCAGCCAGTGTGTATCCTGCAAGACTTTCCGGCGTGGCACTGAGTGTGTCGAGCAATGTGACCTCAATCAGGG GCCAGTACGAGAGTACATCGATGGATTCTTGTGTGTCGCCTGCCATGCAGAGTGTCGACCTGTTAATGGCTCTGCCTCCTGTTACGGCCAG GGTGCaaaccagtgcacagagtgcCAGAACTTTCAGGACGGCGAGTCTTGTGTAGATCACTGCCCCAGTAGTGTGAAGGAGGATCAGCAGACTGTGTGGAAGTACAGCAATGCCACAGGACACTGTTTGCCCTGCAACACCAATTGCACACTGTC CTGCACTCAGATGGATGAGAGAGGCTGTCCTATCCATACCAAGACAGG ACCGGCCACAACTATCGCAGCTGCTGTCGGTGGTGTGGTCCTCTTCTTCATCCTACTGGCTCTGCTCATCTTCTACCTGAGGAGGCAGAAGAAACTGAAAAAGAAGGAGACCATGAGGAGGATCCTGCAGGAGCATGAG CTGGTGGAGCCTTTGACACCCAGTGGGGCTTCACCCAATCAGGCTCAGATGCGCATCCTAAAGGAAACAGAGTTAAAAAAGCTCCGGGTTCTGGGCGCTGGAGCTTTTGGTACTGTTTACAAG GGAATCTGGACACCTGACGGGGAAAATGTGAAGATACCAGTAGCCATCAAGGTTTTAAGAGAAAACACCTCACCAAAGGCCAATAAAGAGATCCTTGAT GAAGCGTACGTAATGGCAGGTGTGGCCAGTCCATACGTGTGTCGTCTACTGGGCATTTGTTTGACCTCTACGGTGCAGCTGGTCACTCAGCTCATGCCGTACGGCTGTCTCCTTGACTACGTCAGGGAGAACAAGGATCGGATTGGCTCCCAGTTCCTCCTCAACTGGTGTGTCCAGATTGCCAAG GGGATGAACTATCTTGAGGAGGTGCGCCTGGTCCACAGAGATTTGGCAGCCCGAAATGTTCTGGTGAAGAACCCAAACCATGTGAAGATCACAGACTTTGGCTTGGCCCGCTTGCTTGATATAGACGAGACAGAATATCACGCAGACGGGGGCAAG GTACCCATTAAATGGATGGCATTGGAGTCTATCCTACACAGGAAGTTCACACATCAAAGTGATGTATGGAGCTATG GAGTGACAGTGTGGGAGCTGATGACGTTTGGCGCTAAACCGTATGACATGATCCCTGCCAGAGAAATCCCAAATGTATTGGAGGGGGGAGAGCGACTGCCACAGCCTTTCATCTGCACCATCGATGTCTATATGATCATGGTTAAAT GTTGGATGATTGATCCAGACAGCCGACCcaaattcaaagacctggtGAATGATTTTTCCGCCATGGCCAGGGATCCATCTCGCTATGTAGTCATCCAG AACGACGAGCAGATGAGCCTGTCAATCCCAGTGGACAGCCAGTTTTTCCGGATGCTTCTCGAAGAGGACGGGAACAACATGAGGGAACTGCTGGATGCCGAGAAGTATCTGGTGCCTCAACCCAACCTCTTCCCCAGGGCTCAGGGAGACGGGGCCCAATCAAACGGGCTGTCCAGGCACCAATCATACAGG CAGAGCAGCGATCAGGGCTTAGATGTTGAGCCACCCGTGACTGCAGCAGCCCATCGGAGCATGTACTCCTCCCTCAGCACTCTGGGCCGCAATCAGTACCCGACCCTGCCAGTAGGAGCCAGCCCCTCCAACGGCACCTGGACCCCTCACTACCACACGCTGGCACGTAGCACCTCTGCCGGTGGACAGTCAGACTCAGTCTTCTTGGACGGGCCTCAGGATGACTCGTCGCTGCCCCCGGCCAGCCCAGGGCGCTACTGCAAGGACCCTACCTATGGGAGCCAGGGCGAGCTCGAGACTGATGGACCCAACGGCTTCCTTCATCCTCAACATCTTCATCACTCGCTGCCCAGACAAAGCCACGGCTACAGTCACAATCACGCCTTGCCAG AGTACGTCAATCAGGAAGTCCATGAGCTCAGGCCCGAGCGACCCAGCACGCTGCCTCGCAAAGTCTCCAAGGTGGACAGACACCTCCCCAATGGCCTAATGTCTGGCCACAGTGTGGAGAACCCAAGATACTTGGTCCCCACTAGCTCACCTGCCTTTGACAATCCGTACTACCTGGACCTTGTGGCCAAGGCAAGAGCCGTTGCCAGTGCTGCAGCAGCGGATGACCAGGGGGAACTCCAGCGAGAAGTACCGAGGCAAATGAATGGATTTGTCACACCGACGGCCGAAAATCCAGAATATCTGGGCCTAGCGGACACCTGGAGTGGGCACACTTGA